The sequence AAAATATAGTGGAGAgtcatttatattcatttaattGTCACTCCACCGAAGTTTCAGCAACCTTTCACCGGGATgaacatatttttaatttatgagGATAAATGTTGGTTTTGAAGTGTTTCAGTCAAATATATCAAAATAGCCTTTCAACACTCCTGATGGTATCACTGCTGGgtgtcagtgtttgtaaaaTACGGTCTGTAACAGTCTGCATATGTTCAGTTGCTTAAGAATGCCTGTAATTCATTGTTATTAGTGGCGTAGCTGTAAATTCAGTGTCTTGTAGTTTCCTGCCATCTGGTGGTGAAATGTGTTATAGTAACTACAGCAACTAggaaaataaatactgttttgTGACAACATCGAATGAATATCACACCCCGCAGTTCAAACACATTAAGTGCCTCGTTTTCATTCCCCCATCCAGCCCCTTCGATGTTGAGGACTTGACTCTGTCGTCTGGCAACGTGAGCAAAGCCACAGCTCTCCAGAGACGAGTGTCGGTCTACAGCCAGGGAACACCAGAGACCCCCACCTTCCAGGACACCTCCTTCTTTGTGAGTCCAACACACACCTCTTTTTGCCTCGCTGGTGTAATGGGAGACAGCAGTTTTTGTAGCTATTTGTAGTTCTTGGCACATTGTGAGATCCTTACACACAAACTGTCTGCTCCGTACTATTAGGAAATTTGTCTGTTGATGCATCATGCTTATGTAAGCAATCGTAGCCCTTCCCCTAACTAACCCTCACCCATTTCCCTGCTATCCCCCTCCACCTTGCATTTCCACATCAACACCCCTTacccacactctctctcaccctACACGTTTATCCATTCCTCCTGTATCCCACTCACCCACCCTCACTCAAATACCCAACACCTTGTCCTATTTGCCTGCGTGCATTGTATAAAGAAGTGGCGGCCATATCCCGTGGAGCGCCAGCGCCTCTCCTTCCTGCACATGCTCCGAGACACCCTACTCGAGAAGCTAAGGCGCAGTCGCTCGTTCGGTGACCTGGCCTCACTCCGGCCAAGGCCTAAATCCAGTCTGGAGGTCTATGTGAGTGTGCTGTGGGCCCTTGACCCTCCTAACCTGACTCTTGTGTGCCCCCTGCCTCACTGACATGATGGGGATGCACTCATCTGCTGGTGTGGACACACTTGGGCTTGTCCAGTCCCGTTTCTGTGGGCTGTTGAATGCCATGTGTGgctgtttgcatgtttatttgCATGACATGCTTTAagctgtctgtgttcttgttaaGGTTTTCTGCTAAGATTTACCCTTTCTCTGGTTCTGTCTTGGTTGAACAGGTCAGGTCATAAGAATGTAAAGTGAAAAATGGAGTATGCTGAATCTTTTTCCACTCGAGAGAGCTTTCTCTTGTACTTTTTTTCTTACATGCTTTGATTTCAAGCTGTATCTCAGTCTTTATTCTCCACATATTTactttcctgtctctcctttCAGTCCACTTTACCAGATGATGTCTTTGAGAATGGCGGCTGCGGCGTGGCTGAATGCAAGCGTCTCTCCTTCACCTTCTCTGACACCTCTGGTTCCACACCGAGCCCCAGCCCCGCCCTGAGCTCACACTCCCCCGGCCAGTCCAACCCAGAGATCACTGTCACTCCTCCAGAATCAGAACCATCAGCTACACAGATCCTCCCAACAAGAGAGGACTCCATCGCAGAGGAGCATTtagtggaggaagaggaggaggagtacgAGGAGGATGGGGAGACGGGTAGCAGAGGAAGTAGGGGCACCAGTGGCAGCCTCGCCAGTGATGAAGCTGAGGTTGCAGAGGACTCGGAGTGGGAGCGCACAGAGTCCCAGCGAAATTCTGGCTCCAACTGTGGTTCAGCTGCCCCGTCCTTGTGTTCTGACAGCCACCTGTCTACAGTGGCTCCAGAGGATGTTTTCCTGGATCACGCTGACGAACTGAAACCGGTGGAGCTGGACACAGAGGAGGCGGGCAGCCTGACCAGGCAGCTGGTGAAGAGGCTGACGTCTTCTGAAATTGTGCCACCCAGTGCGAGCTCTACTGAGGGTGGAGGAAGCCTGAGCTGGGCCGGAGAGGGAAGCAGGGCCTTCTTGGAGAGCAGCCTGGAGGAGGCTATCCACAGCCTGCTGATGAGGCTGGAGTCACTGACTCATCGCTGCAGAGAACTGCAGGACCTGGAGCAGGAAGTGATGCGTCTAGAGGACCTACTCAAGGTGACAGACCCCATAATTTGTGTCCcttttacatttacacctgTGGAATGGATTTGTAAGCGTAAAAGATTACTAATCCACATCTCCTCCCCTCTACAGTGTCGTCTCCCGGGCCACAGAAGCAGATCATCCAGCCTCAGTCTGACAGTGGAGAGTGCCCTGGAGAGCTTTGACTTCCTCAACACCTCTGACTTCGATGACGAGGATACTGGAGATGATAACGCCGTCCTCAGCATTCCCCCACAGAGGTCACCACTTTTTGATGCAGATGGAGAGAGGATCGGGTGAGTGGGAGACACTTTTTGTTGGCTGAAACTGATAAATGGAAAAAGACATTTGgtcattgtatttcttttacaAATGTATGCATAGTACAGATTTAGAGGTGGAAAATAAAGGGCTGTAGTAGGACACCTGAGCTTTTGATGCTCTGTTTTAAGTCAATTGTTGTCCTGCTGTTGGTTGATtaaagcaatgttttttttgttatgtggAGAAATAGCTCAAGAGTATCAAGGGATTTGTTCTTAGAAAAACAGAACTTCAGGTCAATCTACTGCAAAAATAACCCATATCAGGCTAAATATATAATTTTGTACTTGTATTTTAGTGTTTGATTGAGTCTGTGTTATCTTACATCATAGCCGCTCTCTTGAAAACCATTTGATTACGAGTACAGTAGTTCTGTGTTATGCTGCTGCCACCCGCTGGTGACTGTTGGTATGTACCTCTCAGGGGCCAGCATCCAGAGGCCAGAGGACACCTGAGCGAAGCCCTGACAGAAGACACCGGGGTAGGCAACAGCGTGGCTGGAAGCCCCCTGCCGCTTACAACTGGAAACGAGAACCTGGATGTGGCCATCGTCATCCACCTGCAGTACTGTAATCACCTCATACAGGTAGAGCTCAAAACATCTTTTACAAATGCTTTACTTTGGCAACATGTGACTGTATAATCCCTAAAACCGCAAATTTGGTCTAACGTGCCTTTGACTTTCTGTATCGGCAGCTGTTGACTAGTGGGGTGGGCGTATGGCAGCGTCGCAGTCTGCTCCTCAAACTGTCCGGACAGACTCAGCTGTTAGAAGAACTAGCAGAGATCAGTGTGGACAGACTGGGAACTATTACATCTGCTGCTGATGGTAGGTACCAACAAGTGAAACTCAACCACACATGAAAAACTTTCTGGTTTGAGGTTTTGTAGCATCTGACCTTCTGCTCTGGCCTCCTCAGTTCTCCCAGGCCTCGCAGAGCGCCCAGAGCTGATGACTCTGTGGTCAGAGTGCAGCGGGTCTGCTGGACTTTTCCACACCACACTGGACAGAGTGTTCAAACACATGAACCAGTGCTACACGGCCGTGCTGCAGGAGAGACACCCACACAGCGCTGACACAGGTTGGCTCATCACGGTTTTCTTTCTGCAAACAGACCAGAGATTATACTTAAAATTCCGTCTTGTGGGTAACACAGTTCTGGTTTTAACTGTTGTTAGGTTTCAACTGAGTCACATATTTGGTTTGTAAATCAGTAGCCATTTTAAATATGTTCCTGGGGGGAAATTAGATCACTGCAGTTGCTATTGTGGCtgataaaagattaaaacaaagtGCAAATGTAGTTGCAGTTGGCTAGAAAATCTGAATACCTACtgatttccttttcttctttccagtgATTAGCGTTGTAGTGGGTGAGATGGTTGACAGGAGCGACCTGGTGACGCCACACAGTCCTCCTGCCTCTGCTCTGTCCCAGGATGTCCTAACCGTGTTTCAGTTCTACAGCTACATCTTACAACATGAGGTTCAGGACATGGAGACACACCTGCTGCACCTGGCCAGAGAGGGTGAGCAAAAGTTGTGATACCTGCATCCTCAGTTCTATTTAATGTTTACTTTATCCCGTAATAACTTTGACAGTGGTTTTACCTTGATATCCAAATGAggatatgttttatttcttgCACAACACCTGCATACAGTGGAGTCATTTGTACAACAGTAGTAGTTTAAACACATAATTTATATAAGAATATGTAAAACTAACAGACATCTTGATGCTGTTTCAAAGAGATATAGCATGTTTGAGCATTATAACACTTAACAGAGAATAAGATAAATTGTGAATTAGAGAGGAAGTTAAACAATATACATAAGGTTCCTCTGGTTTTTACTGGGGGTTTTTTAAGAGCACATTACTTCAAGCTAATTTTCATCAGAATTTTAAAGCACCATATGCAGAAAGCATAAAGTTACCTGCTCCAAAATTACTTTTATCAACACCCGTAAACAAGCAGTTCGTGAAAGTGGTGTCAGCTCAGAAGATGCTTCCCCTAAGACACAATGAAGAGAAAGTGGAGAGAGGGTGCAAATGAGCTACTGATAATTATAATACTGAAAAATGTAATCCTACTCTTTTTAACAACTAAAAAGTAGATTCctagatattttcaaaataaagacatAGAATAATGAGTCATATATGTATTAGAAACCAGCTTCAGGCTCATGTCAGGAGTACAGAAACAGCCCTTCTGCTTGTTGATCCATTAAcacgtgtttttgtttgtttctcacaCTCAGAGGTGTTTGTGGAGGCTCTGTGCAGCGGGGATTATCCTCGGTGTCTagcagagctgcaggtggtGCCTGTGTCTTCCCTGTGGCCTAAAAACAGCACCCTGAGGGCCCTGGCCTCCCTGCTCACTGCGGACGACCCTCAGGTCAACAAGGCAGTAGCTGACTACCTCTCTTCTGGAGCATCGCATGGCCACTTCAGGACCAGGGTGAGTAGTGCTAGAGAGAGGGCGTGAGTGTAACGTTCATGCCACTTCAGTTAGTATTGGCAGATGCTGCATGTCATGTTTGaatgcttgtttgtttacaggctGTGGAGTGCTACACCCAGGCACTGTCGGAGGCTGGAGTTCAGAGCCAGAGGGCGGCTTGTTCAGCTCTCAGCTGCCTGCAGGTCAGTGGCCTCTTACATTATCTATAGTTGTGACACTGTTTTAGGTCTCGGTTTAATTAATTCAAAATATGTTTCTAATGTCTTTTTAGAATCAAATTGGTTCATTACATATGTGCTGAAATGTCAGAGGAGTTACATCACCCTACAGtccttttatatatatatatgtaataaaaataaaaaaagagaaaacatctttAACTAGACCCTCGCAGACTTGCATGTTCTGTGTACTTGACAAGTACCCACTTCAGAgaccttttctctctgtctgtctacagGCCGTAGAGAGCATCAGGGCGGTGGTAGCCCTGTGCGATTCAGCTGATGAGGAGCTTCGCCATGTCGCCATAGAAACCCTGCTCACATTTGGTGAGTGACTAAATTTAGAGAAGTCAGATGCTGCTCAACTTGGTGTTTTGCTACGCTTTCTACAAATCACTGGTATTTTTGAATTGTATTGAATACAGAGATGCCACAATCTACTACAcatcataaaatataaaaaattaaacagatgTGTATAAACGTagcatgtacagtacaataCCAAGACAAAATTTCTTTGTGCATCTGGTTTCTCAAGATTCAAATAGTAAAAGGTGATTTGTCGCCTTTATTGTCAtctaaagctgaaatattttgTCCTAATTAAACAACACAGGAATATCATTGCAACCTGAGATATAGTGAGTTGTCATTACTGAGAGCTGCTTGGAGGTAGCCTGTTCATAGATTAACACCTGTGTTTGTCACAGGTGAAGAGGGGCGGCTGGCGTACGAACAGCTCGACACAGTGCCGAGGGAAATGATCCGCCTGGGCACACGGCGAGGAAATGCCGTCACCACCGCCTTCTGAGCCATCGTGCCACTGAGAAGCTCCCTGATTACACCCCAGCCCGACCTTTGAGGACAACACTgtccacacccccccccccccccacacctccGCTTGACACGACACTGCACACCTCACAGGGCTGTTAATGACTAATCAGTTTATAGATCCGCTTATTGGAACAGACTTAAAGATCTCCACACGCCACATTCGATCACTGTTCTTACTGGTACTGCCTCCTAAAAGGGACTAACACCAAACAAACTGTCttaaccacaaagacacacaacctATACCCCTcttgtacacacatacacacttaaacCTCCTTGTTCCACCATCACCTCCAATTTTGGACACCCCCTTGCACCCCCTGCTTTCTGAGCCAGTCACGTTGAGTTTTAACTTAAGGGCACGAATTTGACTGAACACAAAGCCGCTGGAAGCTGCCCCAAAGACTGTGGAAACTGGAAATCAAGTAAATGCATCTCCACTCTTCACACAACCTCTGTCAACAAGCTATCCACCACT is a genomic window of Toxotes jaculatrix isolate fToxJac2 chromosome 13, fToxJac2.pri, whole genome shotgun sequence containing:
- the ripor2 gene encoding rho family-interacting cell polarization regulator 2 isoform X2 produces the protein MAAGTHSPGGPNGIIRSQSFAGFSTLQERRSRCNSFMGNSAVQKKPQSKPKKPHLSGHKGGSSSREPQPKRLEEVYTALKQGLDEYLEVHQTELDKLTSLMKDMKRNSRLGVLYDLDKQIKTIERYMRRLEFHMSKVDELYEAFCIQSRLREGASRMKQAFSSSPSTKGTKESIAEVNRRYKEYTENMSTFESELENLLGEFHIKMKGLAGFARLCPGDQYEIFMRYGRQRWKLKGRIEVNSRQSWDGDEMVFMPLITDLINIKVTELKGLATHMLVGSVICETKELFTAMPQVVAVDVNDLGTIKLNLEVMWYPFDVEDLTLSSGNVSKATALQRRVSVYSQGTPETPTFQDTSFFSTLPDDVFENGGCGVAECKRLSFTFSDTSGSTPSPSPALSSHSPGQSNPEITVTPPESEPSATQILPTREDSIAEEHLVEEEEEEYEEDGETGSRGSRGTSGSLASDEAEVAEDSEWERTESQRNSGSNCGSAAPSLCSDSHLSTVAPEDVFLDHADELKPVELDTEEAGSLTRQLVKRLTSSEIVPPSASSTEGGGSLSWAGEGSRAFLESSLEEAIHSLLMRLESLTHRCRELQDLEQEVMRLEDLLKCRLPGHRSRSSSLSLTVESALESFDFLNTSDFDDEDTGDDNAVLSIPPQRSPLFDADGERIGGQHPEARGHLSEALTEDTGVGNSVAGSPLPLTTGNENLDVAIVIHLQYCNHLIQLLTSGVGVWQRRSLLLKLSGQTQLLEELAEISVDRLGTITSAADVLPGLAERPELMTLWSECSGSAGLFHTTLDRVFKHMNQCYTAVLQERHPHSADTVISVVVGEMVDRSDLVTPHSPPASALSQDVLTVFQFYSYILQHEVQDMETHLLHLAREEVFVEALCSGDYPRCLAELQVVPVSSLWPKNSTLRALASLLTADDPQVNKAVADYLSSGASHGHFRTRAVECYTQALSEAGVQSQRAACSALSCLQAVESIRAVVALCDSADEELRHVAIETLLTFGEEGRLAYEQLDTVPREMIRLGTRRGNAVTTAF
- the ripor2 gene encoding rho family-interacting cell polarization regulator 2 isoform X1, with amino-acid sequence MAMTDIAEDDLDEMMREEAEDVFYEDGVSSHIPEIMAAGTHSPGGPNGIIRSQSFAGFSTLQERRSRCNSFMGNSAVQKKPQSKPKKPHLSGHKGGSSSREPQPKRLEEVYTALKQGLDEYLEVHQTELDKLTSLMKDMKRNSRLGVLYDLDKQIKTIERYMRRLEFHMSKVDELYEAFCIQSRLREGASRMKQAFSSSPSTKGTKESIAEVNRRYKEYTENMSTFESELENLLGEFHIKMKGLAGFARLCPGDQYEIFMRYGRQRWKLKGRIEVNSRQSWDGDEMVFMPLITDLINIKVTELKGLATHMLVGSVICETKELFTAMPQVVAVDVNDLGTIKLNLEVMWYPFDVEDLTLSSGNVSKATALQRRVSVYSQGTPETPTFQDTSFFSTLPDDVFENGGCGVAECKRLSFTFSDTSGSTPSPSPALSSHSPGQSNPEITVTPPESEPSATQILPTREDSIAEEHLVEEEEEEYEEDGETGSRGSRGTSGSLASDEAEVAEDSEWERTESQRNSGSNCGSAAPSLCSDSHLSTVAPEDVFLDHADELKPVELDTEEAGSLTRQLVKRLTSSEIVPPSASSTEGGGSLSWAGEGSRAFLESSLEEAIHSLLMRLESLTHRCRELQDLEQEVMRLEDLLKCRLPGHRSRSSSLSLTVESALESFDFLNTSDFDDEDTGDDNAVLSIPPQRSPLFDADGERIGGQHPEARGHLSEALTEDTGVGNSVAGSPLPLTTGNENLDVAIVIHLQYCNHLIQLLTSGVGVWQRRSLLLKLSGQTQLLEELAEISVDRLGTITSAADVLPGLAERPELMTLWSECSGSAGLFHTTLDRVFKHMNQCYTAVLQERHPHSADTVISVVVGEMVDRSDLVTPHSPPASALSQDVLTVFQFYSYILQHEVQDMETHLLHLAREEVFVEALCSGDYPRCLAELQVVPVSSLWPKNSTLRALASLLTADDPQVNKAVADYLSSGASHGHFRTRAVECYTQALSEAGVQSQRAACSALSCLQAVESIRAVVALCDSADEELRHVAIETLLTFGEEGRLAYEQLDTVPREMIRLGTRRGNAVTTAF